One window from the genome of Pseudonocardia hierapolitana encodes:
- a CDS encoding helix-turn-helix transcriptional regulator: MTRGQTVMTAVKAESDGSDSALAGAPAARRLYREIASAPTSPRRRVVVGPGGSGKSVLLGVLGALFGVAGVTVRRDVPGPDESFDPNVVLLVDDAHELDEAALERVRTWAAQPGSQVVLAHRPWPRGRVLASIVVAFGAGRGPVVLGPLDRQGVAARANLLLGERPTAELVDLVSEQTGGSPDLVDRLLVGLRDDRALDRLGSAGEPPAAVVRQLGYEIDAQPAGVRELLLGRTVGAPVDPEVLAALLDVSPGAVGELLDQAAATGLMAPSGEVVPLVRHAMVRGVPAANRLVLQRRLAEIQLDAGGSVLVAARGLIGSGATGTRVADAFERAGDEALRECLPVAVDLFDAAVEAGAPPLALAARRAEAAMVVGDLDAALRRADQVLAEPAAVDGDAAQRAVAVAAAVLAHRGMLSRSAELYRWLAAQPFGGASLLAVPALVGIGALDEARAVLDAAPGSAGGAPTVLAGAEALLARGIHDTVAGTPTAALSQLTRAAVLLESSGRAALLPDTPAALAALVAIHCGELDVAQSVLGQAVAAELGGRVVAARHLLLQALVAMHRGASAQARALLQSASGPGGLEPRDELLAAALEVGLARRAGDLAGLLAGWRRAREAIVRHPVDLYSLQPLGELVVGAARLNEQGWVQPYLDEAEALLDRLGNPPLWAVALHWSGLQAAIGSDAGTTAQRHAAALESMAPTSRYATAVAAAGREWLRSLAGDVDAEAVEAAARGLHAAGLSWEGGRLASQAAIRCRDRKSMNALLGCARALQGGAEQAPGTAPADATSGRAQPMRRVKVPEQATESAAGAISGREREVAELVLSGLTYKQIGEQLFISAKTVENHVARMRQRLGSGSRGELFAHLRMLVGEGK; the protein is encoded by the coding sequence GTGACACGTGGCCAGACCGTGATGACCGCCGTCAAGGCCGAGAGCGACGGCTCGGACAGCGCGCTCGCAGGCGCGCCCGCCGCTCGCAGGCTGTACCGGGAGATCGCCTCGGCACCCACGTCGCCGCGTCGCAGGGTGGTGGTCGGCCCCGGTGGCAGTGGCAAGAGCGTGCTGCTCGGGGTGCTGGGCGCGCTCTTCGGGGTCGCAGGGGTCACGGTCCGGCGCGACGTCCCCGGGCCCGACGAGTCGTTCGACCCGAACGTCGTGCTGCTCGTCGACGACGCCCACGAGCTCGACGAGGCTGCTCTGGAACGGGTGCGGACGTGGGCCGCCCAACCCGGGTCCCAGGTCGTGCTCGCCCACCGGCCATGGCCGCGGGGCAGGGTGCTCGCCTCGATCGTCGTCGCGTTCGGCGCAGGCCGCGGACCGGTCGTCCTCGGGCCGCTGGACCGCCAGGGCGTCGCCGCACGCGCGAACCTGCTGCTGGGCGAGCGCCCCACCGCCGAGCTGGTGGACCTGGTGTCCGAGCAGACCGGCGGATCACCGGACCTCGTCGACCGGCTGCTCGTGGGGCTGCGCGACGACCGGGCGCTCGACCGGCTCGGTTCGGCAGGCGAGCCGCCCGCCGCCGTCGTCCGGCAGCTGGGATACGAGATCGACGCGCAGCCGGCCGGCGTCCGCGAGCTGCTGCTGGGCCGCACCGTGGGCGCTCCTGTCGACCCGGAGGTGCTCGCCGCGCTGCTCGACGTGTCACCCGGCGCCGTGGGGGAGCTGCTCGACCAGGCCGCCGCCACCGGGCTGATGGCGCCCAGCGGCGAGGTCGTGCCGCTGGTTCGGCACGCCATGGTGCGCGGGGTTCCGGCCGCTAACCGGCTGGTGCTGCAGCGCCGACTGGCCGAGATCCAGCTCGACGCCGGCGGCAGCGTGCTCGTCGCGGCGCGCGGTCTGATCGGCAGCGGGGCGACCGGCACGCGAGTGGCGGATGCGTTCGAGCGCGCGGGCGACGAGGCGTTGCGGGAGTGCCTGCCCGTGGCAGTGGACCTGTTCGACGCCGCGGTCGAGGCCGGAGCTCCCCCGCTGGCCCTCGCCGCCCGGCGGGCCGAGGCCGCGATGGTCGTCGGCGACCTGGACGCCGCGCTGCGACGGGCCGACCAGGTGCTCGCCGAACCGGCCGCGGTGGACGGCGACGCGGCGCAGCGGGCGGTGGCCGTGGCAGCGGCGGTGCTCGCCCACCGCGGCATGCTGAGCCGCAGCGCAGAGCTGTACCGGTGGCTCGCCGCGCAGCCGTTCGGCGGTGCCAGCCTGCTCGCGGTGCCCGCGCTCGTCGGCATCGGGGCGCTCGACGAGGCCAGGGCCGTCCTGGACGCGGCGCCGGGCAGCGCCGGTGGGGCGCCCACCGTGCTGGCCGGTGCGGAGGCGCTGCTCGCGCGTGGGATCCACGACACCGTCGCCGGCACCCCCACCGCCGCGCTCTCGCAGCTCACGCGCGCGGCCGTGCTGCTGGAGTCGTCCGGCCGGGCGGCGCTGCTGCCGGACACGCCCGCCGCGCTGGCCGCGTTGGTCGCGATCCACTGCGGGGAGCTGGACGTCGCCCAGTCCGTGCTGGGCCAGGCCGTCGCCGCGGAGCTCGGCGGGCGCGTCGTCGCGGCCCGCCACCTGCTGCTGCAGGCGCTGGTCGCGATGCACCGCGGGGCGAGCGCCCAGGCGCGGGCGCTGCTGCAGTCGGCATCGGGTCCGGGCGGGCTCGAGCCGAGGGACGAGCTGCTGGCCGCCGCACTCGAGGTCGGGCTCGCGCGCCGAGCGGGTGACCTCGCCGGGCTCCTCGCCGGCTGGCGCCGGGCCCGCGAGGCGATCGTCCGCCACCCGGTCGACCTGTACTCGCTCCAGCCGCTCGGCGAGCTCGTGGTCGGCGCCGCCCGGCTGAACGAGCAGGGCTGGGTGCAGCCGTACCTGGACGAGGCAGAGGCATTGCTCGACCGGTTGGGCAACCCGCCGCTGTGGGCGGTGGCGCTGCACTGGTCCGGGCTGCAGGCCGCCATCGGCTCCGACGCAGGCACCACCGCGCAGCGGCATGCGGCCGCACTGGAGAGCATGGCCCCCACCAGCCGGTACGCCACGGCCGTCGCCGCGGCGGGCCGGGAATGGCTGCGCAGCCTCGCAGGCGACGTCGACGCCGAAGCGGTGGAAGCGGCGGCGCGCGGCCTGCACGCGGCCGGTCTCAGCTGGGAAGGCGGCCGGCTCGCCAGCCAGGCGGCGATCCGTTGCCGGGACCGCAAGAGCATGAACGCCCTCCTCGGCTGCGCACGGGCGTTGCAGGGCGGAGCCGAGCAGGCCCCCGGCACCGCGCCCGCCGACGCCACGTCCGGCCGGGCCCAGCCGATGCGGCGGGTGAAGGTGCCGGAGCAGGCCACGGAGAGCGCGGCGGGCGCGATCAGCGGCCGGGAGCGGGAGGTCGCCGAGCTCGTCCTGTCCGGTCTGACCTACAAGCAGATCGGCGAGCAGCTGTTCATCTCCGCCAAGACCGTGGAGAACCACGTGGCCCGGATGCGCCAGCGGCTGGGCTCCGGCAGCCGCGGTGAGCTCTTCGCCCACCTCCGCATGCTCGTCGGAGAGGGCAAGTAG